In Leucoraja erinacea ecotype New England chromosome 9, Leri_hhj_1, whole genome shotgun sequence, the genomic window TGAGAGGAATAAACATGTCATTGTACTGACCCTCACCACCAGGAGACTGGGTTGCTGTGGAAAAATacctcactctttctctctctctgtcaggtGGCCGAGTAACTCTGACTGACCAGCCCCATATTTTGAAGCAAATCAAACACAACCTGTCCATCAATCTTGCTGCTTCGGGAGGATACTCTACCACAGTCAGAGCCCTTTTATGGGGCGTTGACCACACGCTCTTCCTCGATGACTATGACGTGATTCTGGGTTCAGATATAGTCTACTACCCAAATGATTACCCCCACCTGCTGCAGACGCTGCGGCACCTCAGCAAGAAGACAACGGCCATTTACCTGTCGTCGGAGCTGAGGGGATGCAATGCAACTCGGAGGTTCCACGATGAGCTTATCCCCCAGTACTTCAACTGTGAAATCGTGCACAGAAATGACATTTCCAATATCAACGTCTACAAGTTGACATTGCGCAGCGAGGAAGCTTGTGCAGAACGGCCGAAGCCAGAGTAATCTACATCTCCAGACTCAGGCAGGAGGAGCAGCCTCTGGTAACAATTTATCAGGAATGCACACGAGGACTTCTAAAATTACACTGAAGTATTCTGCAAACAAACACAGAATTCAGACCACATGTTTATGCAGTGCAGcagcctttccccccctcccccctccccccaacatcatcAGCAAATACTACAATTGCTTTCTCCTTAACTGACTTCCCCAGAAAGACACCATACTATTTGTCTGAATAACTCCCCTTTCAAGCAAATTCCACCTTTCTCTGGTAAACAACACTCCCTTGAGATCCTCATGGATTGATTAGTATAAATACTCCACACATGAAAACGTCCGGGGTGATATTGTTTGAAACGGGGTGAAAACATTGATGTTTCCCGTCATTTGAGTAGCTCAGGAACATCATGCAAGGGAAGGTTGCTATTAGATACGACACCCAAAGGCTGCTGTCCAGGTTGTGCCTGGCACTGAGTGTTAAGGAACAGGCTCTATTGACCAATGCCAGCTGCAGATCTCCATGGCaaagatgatggtgatgatgatgattcctttattgtcattcagacctttcagtctgaacgaaattacgttgcctgcagtcatacacagtaacaataaataacaaaacatacaataaacacaaattaacatccaccacagtgagttcaccaagcacctcctcactgtgatggaggcaaaagtcttagtctctgtctcttccctccttgttctccctctgcgctgaggcgatcgatccaggccgaagatgccgctctcctgTCCAgcgacctccgtggtgatgtcgccgctgtcAAAAGCCGGAACGCTGTCTCCGCTCtgagtcggcccgccacagcctcagctccgagtcccgctgcatcagctccgagtcccgctgcatcagctccgagccctgctgcatcagctccgagtcccgcaaccacagctccgagtcccgcagcttCAGCTCCGaatcccgctgcatcagctccgagtcccacagcctcagctccgggcccctgcctcagctccgagtcccgctgcatcagctccgagtcccactgcagccacagctccgagtcccgcagcctcagctccgagccccgctgcatcagctccgagtcccgcagccacagctccgagtcccgcagcctcagctccgagtcccgctgccccagctccgagtcccgcagccccagctccgagtcctgctgcaacagctccgagtcccgctgccccagctccgagtcccgcagcctcagctccgggccgctgcatcagctccaagtcccgctgcatcagct contains:
- the LOC129700432 gene encoding EEF1A lysine methyltransferase 3-like, producing MMAESKERPCEDLPEEDPEGHFPHYLTKTFPFCGHQVKISRCIGANLGVSAFVWDCARTLCQYFEQEKMSFSGQSVIELGSGTGIVGILATLLGGRVTLTDQPHILKQIKHNLSINLAASGGYSTTVRALLWGVDHTLFLDDYDVILGSDIVYYPNDYPHLLQTLRHLSKKTTAIYLSSELRGCNATRRFHDELIPQYFNCEIVHRNDISNINVYKLTLRSEEACAERPKPE